A region of the Candidatus Eremiobacteraceae bacterium genome:
AGAGGTCACGCGCGTCAAGAACGGAGTCGGCGCCGCCATCGAAGCCGGCTCACTCGCGGATGCGATCGCGACGGTCTTGCGCGAATATCTCGGTCGCGGCGTCATCTGCAGCCTGAGCACGGACGGCGCGCCGCCGCAAAACGCCATGCGCTTCGAAGCCGGCGATGCGATCGCGCTGCATGTGGATCTCGATGGTTCGTTCGCCGCGGTGTTAGCGGATATCGGCATCGGCGGCGATGGCACGAACACGCGCCACGCGAAGCGGATCCGCATCGGACGTCAGCTCGAGCCGCTCGTGCTCGATGTGATGCAAGCCATCGCTCGTGCCGCCTCGCTTGGGCCCTTGCACGAAGCCCGCTTCATCGACGTCGCGCGCCGGCACTCGACTCCCATCGGGTTCGGCGTGATCGAGCTAGGCACGGAAAGCGGCGCGTGGTCGGCCGGCGTGGCCGTGCGCGAACTGCGCGCGCCCGCGCCCGCGCCTCGCGCCGGCGCGCAACCGGACTCGGCAGGCCGGAAGATCGCGCCTGCGCCCCTCCCTCAGCCGGCAGCGCCGCGCGAAGTCGTCCACGCGGCTCCTGAGCCGGCGCCGGATGCGCCGGTGCGCACGGGCGCCGCAGCGCAGACAAGCGCACCGTCGCAGACGCGCGAGCGCCTGATAGGGGCGCGCGCACCCGCGCAAGCACACGCCGCATTCAGTGCCGCCGTCGAAGCCGCGCGCGGCCGCCTGGGCGAGATGACGCACTGTTCGACGGTGCTCGAGTCCGTCCAAGTCGAACGGGTCGATGCGCCGGCGCTGCAGCGAGGCGACCTCAAGCTGGCGCTGATCGCAGGAGGGCAAGGGTCGCTGGTGCTCAGCGCCGATCGCGAGACGGTCGCCAGCGTGGTTGCGAGCGTAACGGGTGTGGACCCCGTCGACGGTCACGAACCCGGAGCCGTCGCGGTCGACGCGGTCGAAGCGGTGCTGCGCGCTGCGCTGCGCGGTTTCGCGGAAAAGCTCCCAGCCATCGCCGGCACGCCGGCGCGCTTTGTGCGCTTGGACGAGGGAGCTCTGCCCGCTCGCAGTCCGCACTTCGCCATCGTCGCGCCGGTGCGCATCGGAGAGCGCCCGGCGACGCTGCAGCTGTTGGTCCCTGCATGGATGGCCGGAGCTCGCAGCGAGATCCGCGCGCCGCTTGACGCTCCCTGATCGCTGCGCGCGCGCCATGCGCGCGCTCGTGCAATGGTTCGGCCGTCGCACGGCATCGCCGCTGCGCCTGGTCGCATGGCGCGCGCTGCACGGCGGCGGCATGCTCTACGTGGCCGACATCGATCGCCGGCGCGTGGTGTTCGTGACGACCCCTCGCGCCGCGTGCCTGCTCGCCGCATATCGCGTCCGAACACGGGTGGAAGAGGAAGTCGCGTGCAGCCGCGTCTAAACCAATGAGCGATATGCCCAAAGGAACCGCCTCGTGAGTCGCAAGGTGCTCTATCCCCTGGTGTGGACGACCGTCTTCATCGCCTCGGCGCTTGGGGCGTTCATCTTCATGCGCACGCTCATCGTGCCCACCCCTGCCGATCCGACGCGCGACCGTATCCAAGCGCTGATCGACGAAGCCGATCAGCTGCGCAAGACCCTCGATGAGAGCCGCCGCGGATAGCGCGGCCGCTCGACTGACGCGCGACCCGATCACCCTCGACGATCTCCTGGAGAATGGCCAAGGCGTCGGCCGCGTGGACGGCTTGGTCGTGTTCGCGACCGGGGGCTTGCCAGGAGAGACGGTCAGAGTGGCAGTCGACGCGGTCAAGCGCAATTATGCGAGCGCGCACGTCACTGCCATCGAGCAGGCCTCGCCCCAACGCGTGGACTCGATCTGCCCGGTGTTCCCACGCTGCGGCGGATGTCAGGTGCTGCACCTCGCGTACGACGCGCAGCTCGAATGGAAGCAGCGCCTCGTGGGCGATGCGCTGCGCCGGCTGGGCGGCTTGGATGACATCGCGGTGGATGGGACCGTCGCCTCACCCGAGTCGCTCGGCACCCGCTACCGCAATAAGGTGGGACTCGTCACGCGTTTCGCCGGCGGCGAGATGCGCTTGGGGTTTTTCGAGGCGCGCAGCCATCGCGTCGTTCCGATCGAGGCCTGTCCGGTGCTGTTGCCGCGCTTGGACGCCGCGGTGAAAGCGCTGATCACCCTTGCCGTGGAAGCGCCGCAGCCGTTCTCACTGGCCCGCCACATCGTCGCGCGCGCTAGCGCGACGGGAGACGACCTGGTGATCTCCTTCAATGGGCCAAAACCGAACAAAGCCGCCGGTGCATATGTCGACGAGATTCGCCGGCGGATCCCCGAAACGACCGGCGTGGTCATCAGCTGGGAACTGGAAAACGAGAACGCGCTGTTCGGCGAGCGCTCCGCGACGCTATGGGGATCGCCCATACTGCAGGAGACGGTCGCGGGCGCGAAGCTGCGCTTCGGAGTGGCGTCGTTCTTCCAGATCAACACCGCGGTGCTGGAGCTGATAGCCCAGCGTCTCATCGAAGAGCTGGCCGGCGTGACGCGCGTTGTCGACCTGTACTGCGGCGTCGGCACGTTCGGCGTGATCCTCGGACTGCGCGGCATCGCCGGCACGGGCGTCGAATGGTTCAAACCGGCCGCCGACGAATGCGCCGCGAACGCCGCCGCCAATAGCGTGGTCAACGTCGCGTTTGAGAACGCGAGCGCGGCCGACGCGGTCAGCGGCGAGCGCGGGCGCA
Encoded here:
- the rlmD gene encoding 23S rRNA (uracil(1939)-C(5))-methyltransferase RlmD produces the protein MRAAADSAAARLTRDPITLDDLLENGQGVGRVDGLVVFATGGLPGETVRVAVDAVKRNYASAHVTAIEQASPQRVDSICPVFPRCGGCQVLHLAYDAQLEWKQRLVGDALRRLGGLDDIAVDGTVASPESLGTRYRNKVGLVTRFAGGEMRLGFFEARSHRVVPIEACPVLLPRLDAAVKALITLAVEAPQPFSLARHIVARASATGDDLVISFNGPKPNKAAGAYVDEIRRRIPETTGVVISWELENENALFGERSATLWGSPILQETVAGAKLRFGVASFFQINTAVLELIAQRLIEELAGVTRVVDLYCGVGTFGVILGLRGIAGTGVEWFKPAADECAANAAANSVVNVAFENASAADAVSGERGRTLLAGAEAVILDPPRKGCEPQVLEALADNGVPRIIYISCNPATLARDAKILCGRAYKIERVTPYDMFPQTGHVEVFVTFRRA